CCTCCAACTCCGGCTGCAGGATCAGCCGTTGGGTGAACAGCAGCTCGTAGTGGGCACGCAGGCGTGCCGCGGTACGCCCAGAAGGTCCGACGTAGGCGGTGGCCTCGACTTCGAACCAGTACGGCGCCAAGCCCTGCACGCCGAACGCGGCCCAGCTTCGCTGCGGATCGGTGCCGAAGTCATGGCGCACGCCCAGCTGCGTGCTCCAGAACGCGGCGACGGCGTGGTTCCACAGCGCCTCGAGTTCGCCATCTTCGAGCCTGCCGCCGCTGCGCTCGCCCTCGCTGCGCAGCCACAGCTTGTCCGTGTCACTGCCGTACCAGCCTTCGGCTTCCCACGACTGGCCGTTGCCGTCACGGCCGTGGAACGCTTCCAGCTGATCCACCAGCAGCATGCCGGCCGGTGCGCCGCCGTGCATGTGCAGTTCGTGCGCGGGGCTGGCGGCGATGCCGTCGGAATAATCGCCGCTGCGTGCGTCCGCTGGTGCGCGGCCGCCCTGCATCGGCCCCATGGCCATGCCCGGCATGGCGTGATCGGACGTCGCTGGCGTGGCAGGCGCCGGGCCGTGGTTCATCCCGGTCATGGCGCCATGATCCATCTCCGGCATCGGGCCGTGATCCATCCCGCTCATGTCGTGCATTCCTGCGGACGAAGGCGCCGACGTGTCCGGGGCATTCGGCTGCTTGACCGGGGCGTTCATCGCCGGTTTCGCGGCGCTGCCCGCGGTAGCCGGCATCATGCCTTGCATGCCGGCGTGATCCATGCCTGGCATCGCGCCCATGTCCATCGGCACCGTGCTGCTCGACGAGGCCGGAGCGCTCTGCGCCACTGCCGCCAGCGGCGACGCCAGCATCAGTGCGGCCAGCAACGCCGAACAAAGTGGAACGATCGAAGTGTCGCGACGATGCATCTTCATGACACCACCACCTCGCGGAACATGCCCGCCTCCATGTGGTACAGCAGGTGGCAGTGATAGGCCCAGCGGCCCGGCGCGTCGGCCGTTACCGCGTAGGTGATGCGCTGCGCCGGCTGCACGTTGACGGTGTGCTTGCGCACCTGGAACTGGCCGTCCGGATTCTCCAGCTCGCTCCACATGCCGTGCAGGTGGATCGGGTGGTTCATCATGGTGTCGTTGACCAGCACGATGCGCAGGCGTTCGCCGGTATTGAAATGCACCGGCTTGGCGTCGGAGAACTTGATGCCGTCGAACGACCACATGAAGCGCTCCATGTTGCCGGTCAGGTGCAGCTCGATCTCGCGGCCGGGTTCGCGCGCGTCGATCGGGCCGCCGATGGTGTGCAGGTCGGCGTAGGTCAGCACGCGGCGGCCGTTGCCGCGCAGGCCGATGCCCGGATCGTCGAGATTGGTGCGCGGCATGTCGACGTGCATGTCCACGCCGCGGCCGTATTCGGTACGCGCGTGGTGCACGGCCGGTGCCGTTGCGGCCACCCTGCCGGCCATGTTGCCGTGATCCATGCCGGGCATCGCGGCAGGGGCGCCGCCGTGGTCCGCGTGCGGCATCGCGCCCATCATGTCCTGCATGCCCAGCCACAAGCGCTTGTCCGGCGCCGGCACCTCGGCTTCCATGCCCTGCCGCGGCGCCAGCGTGCCGCGCGCGTAGCCGCTGCGGTCGATTGACTGGGCGAACAAGGTGTACGCACGCTTGTCCTGCGGCTCGACGATGACGTCGTAGGTTTCGGCCGCCGAGATGCGGAACTCGTCGACCGTCACCGGTTGCACGTCCTGGCCGTCGGCGGCGATCACCGTCATCTTCAGGCCGGGAACGCGCACGTCGAAGATGGTGGACGACGAACCGTTGATGAAGCGCAGCCGGATCTTCTCGCCAGGCCTGAAGATGCCGGTCCAGTTGCCCGCCGGCGCGGCGCCGTTCATCAGGTAGGTATAGGTGTGGCCGGAGACGTCGCTCAGGTCGGTCGGGTTCATGCGCATGGCGTTCCACATCCTGCGCATCGCCAGCGCCCGGCCCAGCCCCTGCCCGCGCACGTCGCGAAGGAAGTCCGGCACGGTCGGCTGGGCGAAGTTGTAGTAATCGCTCTGCTTCTTGAGCTTGGCGTAGATGCGCTCGGGATCCTCGTCGGTCCAGTCGTTGAGCATCACCACGTAGTCGCGATCCGTGGGGTAGCGGTCGGGGCCGGCCGGTTCGATCACCAACGGGCCGTACAGCGCGTTCTGTTCCTGGAACCCCGAGTGCGAGTGATACCAGTAGGTGCCGCTCTGGCGCACCTGGAACCGGTAGAGAAAGCTTTCGCCCGGCGCGATGCCGTCGAAACTGAGGCCGGGCACGCCATCCATCTGGAACGGCAGGATGATGCCGTGCCAGTGGATCGAGGTCGGCACGCGCAAGCGGTTGGTCACGCGCAGGTTCACCGTGGTGCCCTGCCGCCAGCGCAGCAGCGGGCCGGGCACGCCGCCGTTGACCGTGGTCGCGGGCCGTGCCACGCCGGTGAAATTGACGGCGGTCTCGACGATGTCCAGCGCGAAATCGGTGCCGCTCAGTGCCGTGGGCTGGCCCGGGCTGGTCAGCGCCCAGGCGTTCGAAGGGCGCAGCAGGCCGAGGCCGGCCACCGCGCCACCCAGGGCCAGGCCCTGCACGAAACGCCGCCGCGACAGATCGGTCGCGGGCGACGGGGGAAATGGATCCACGTTTGTCTCCTTCGGGGCATCAGCCGTCGATGCCGGTCACGGGTTGCGTTCACGCTGCCGTCGAGCGGGCGTGAAAGCGCTATCGCAGTGAGCGGGGATCAGCCCGCCGGAGGACGCAGCGGCGCCGCGTAAACGACACTGGGCGTGGGCGCGAAGAGTGGAGAGATACGCAAACGCTCCGGAGCCACCGGGACAAGTTCGGTCATGGCGACTGCCGGCAAGACGCTGCCGCACATCGCCGCACAGTGCGCGGCCCCCATCGAACCACGCAGACCATGGCCCTGGTCGCCACAGCAATCGGGCTGGGCCGGCATGGCGTGCTGGCCATGATCGGCAGGATGGGCGACGGATGACACGGGCGCACCCTGATGCGCGTCGCCCATCATTCCACCGGGCATGCCGTGCACCGGTGCCATTGCAAGAATCAGCCACGCCAACCATGCCATCGCCCGAAAGGATGGCATGCGTGCGACATGGCGTAGAGAGCGGTTCACCGGCACAGCATAAAGTCCGTGCCGGCGAGCCTCAACTCTGGACGGGGGTCCATCGGTGTCGTGGCGGGTGGCCACCACGGTTCGTCCGACGCCCCGGCGAGCTACTTGCTGTAGCCCATGTGCAGCGTGATCTTGTCGCCGGCCTTCAGATTCGCCACCGAAGCCGGCGGGAAGTGCACGCGCAGCGACATGCCTTCCGAGTTCACCTCGACCATGCCGGTCTTGGTATCGACCGAACTCACGGTAGCCGGCATCTTGTGCATGCTGCCGTTGCTTTCGCGATGCATCTTGTGTTGCATCGTTCCCATGTGGCCCATGCTGCTGGAGGCCGGAGCCGGCGTCATGCTGCCGGTATCCTGGGCGCTGGCTGCAGTGGCGGCCATGCAAAGGCCGAACGCGGCCGTTGCGATGATGATTTTCGGCGAGAACGTCATGGTAATTCTCCGCACTGGGGGACGGCCGGAGCCGCATGTCCGGCCGGTTGCAACGCTGCAACAGGCGGAGCCTGCACCGGTCGATGTGCAGGAAAGGTTACGCAGTGCGGCGTGGGGGTGCCGCGCGGCCTTTATACTGGGCACCCCGCCCGCCGTGACCGCCATGAATTACCGCCACGCCTATCACGCCGGCAATTTCGCCGATGTCCTGAAACACACCGTACTGCTCGCGCTGATCGAGGCGATGCAGGCCAAGCCCACGCCGTTCTGCTACATCGACACCCACGCCGGCAGCGGCAACTATCCGCTGGACGGCTTCGAAGCGCGCAAGACCGGCGAGCACAAGGACGGCATCGCGCGCCTGCATCCGGCCGAGAAAGTGCCGCCGCTGCTGCAACGCTGGCGCACCGGCATCCTCAAGAGCGAAGACAACGAGCAGGGCCTGAAGCACTATCCCGGCTCGCCGCTGCAGGTGGCCCGCCTGCTGCGTCCGGACGACAGCGCGCAGTTGTGCGAACTGCACACCGAGGAAGCATCCAAACTGCGCGACCTGTTCCGTGGCAATCCGCAGGTGCACGTGCATCAGCGCGACGGCTACGAGGCGCTGAAGGCGCTGCTTCCGCCGAAGGAGAAGCGCGGCCTGGTGCTGATCGACCCGCCGTACGAGGCACAGGACGCCGAGTACAAGTTGATCGAGCAGGCGCTGAAGTCGGCCCTGCTGCGCTGGCCCACCGGCGTCTATGCCGTGTGGTATCCGATCAAGCTGCGCAGCCAGGTGCAGCCGTTCCTGCGCAAGCTGCAGCACAGCGGGGTGAAGCGCATCCTGCGCGCCGAGCTGCTGGTGCATCCGGACGATTCGCCGCTGCGCCTCAACGGCTCGGGCATGGTGATCCTCAACGCGCCGTGGAACCTCGACGACACCCTGCGCGAACCGCTGCGCGTGCTGGCCAGCCTGCTGTCGCAGGATCGCCCGGCCGAATGGAAGCTGGACTGGCTGCTGGACGAAGCCGGCAGCCAGCTGAACACGCCCAGCCCGCTACCCGCCTCGCGACTACCGCGGCCGCCGGGTCGCCGCTAAGCTCGACGCACCAGCCAGCGTTCCTCCAGGAGCACGACCATGCGCATCCGCCTCGCCTTCATGCTGACCCGCCTCGCCGTGCCGGCCGCCCTGTTGATGCTGGCTGCCTGCGCACCGGCACCGATCTACAAGACCACCGGTGCCGCGGTCACCGCCGCGCCGTTCCAGGTGGCGCAATCACCGGAGAACTTCAGCAACAGCGAGGTGATCTGGGGCGGACGCATCGTGCAGGTCAAGGTGTTCAGCGACCACAGCGAGATCGAACTGCTGGCCTATCCGCTGGATGCCTCGCAGCGGCCGAAGGCGAACGACAGCGGCAACGGCCGCTTCATCGCCGTGATGCCCGGCTACGTGGAACCGCTGGACTACCCGTCCGGCGCGCTGATGACGGTCGACGGCAAGCTCAACGGCAGCCGCGCCGGCAAGGTCGGCGAAGCCGACTACGTGTTCCCGCTGGTGACGGTGGCGCAGTCGCACGTGTGGACCGCAGACGAGATGAATAAGGGCCGCAACAACGTCCGCTTCGGCGTGGGCCTGGGCGTCGGCATCCGCTGACCGGCGTGCGCAATATCCTGCGTGACCGCTAAACTCCCCGACCTCATTCTCAGGGACTGAAGCCGCATGTCATCCGGTCACGCCAACCCGATCAAGGCCATCCTGCTCGCGCTGGGCGCCAACTTCGCCATCTTCGTGGCCAAGCTGTTCGCCGCCTTCGTCACCGGTTCCGGCGCGATGATGGCCGAGGCCGTGCACTCGCTGGCCGACTGCGGCAACCAGGGCCTGCTGCTGCTCGGCATCCGCCAGGCCAAGCGCCCGCCGTCCGACGAATTCCCGCTGGGCTGGGGCCGCGCGCTGTACTTCTGGTCGTTCCTCGTCGCCATCCTGCTGTTCAGCGTGGGCGGCATGTTCTCGATCTACGAGGGCGTGCACAAGCTCACCCATCCCGAACCGCTCAAGTGGCCATGGCTGGCGATGGGCGTGCTCATTTTCGGCATCGTCGTCGAAGGCATCTCGATGCGCGGCTGCCTGCAGGAAGTGAACAAGGCCCGCGGCGACCAGAACCTGTGGACATGGTTCCGCCAGACCCGCTCCAGCGAACTGCTGGTGATCTTCGGCGAAGACCTGGCCGCCCTCGTCGGCCTGTGCCTGGCCGCGATCGCCGTGGGCGCCACCATGCTCACCGGCAACCTGATGTTCGACGCCGCCGGCACCATCGCGATCGGCGTGCTGCTGATCGTGGTAGCGGTGCTGGTGGCGATCGAGGTAAAGGCCCTGCTGATCGGTCAGGGTGTCGAACCGCGCCGCCGCGAGGAGCTGCTGGCCTTCCTCGACAACCGCCCCGAAGTCGCCGAAGTGCTCAACCTGATCACCCTGCAGATGGGCCCGGACGTGATGGTGGCGGTGAAGGCGCGCATGCAGCCCACCGCCGGCAACC
This window of the Rhodanobacter soli genome carries:
- a CDS encoding copper resistance protein B translates to MKMHRRDTSIVPLCSALLAALMLASPLAAVAQSAPASSSSTVPMDMGAMPGMDHAGMQGMMPATAGSAAKPAMNAPVKQPNAPDTSAPSSAGMHDMSGMDHGPMPEMDHGAMTGMNHGPAPATPATSDHAMPGMAMGPMQGGRAPADARSGDYSDGIAASPAHELHMHGGAPAGMLLVDQLEAFHGRDGNGQSWEAEGWYGSDTDKLWLRSEGERSGGRLEDGELEALWNHAVAAFWSTQLGVRHDFGTDPQRSWAAFGVQGLAPYWFEVEATAYVGPSGRTAARLRAHYELLFTQRLILQPELEANLHGRSDPARRTGSGLADAKLGLRLRYEIRREFAPYIGVVWTRRFGATADFARADHQAALDRQWVAGVRIWF
- a CDS encoding copper resistance system multicopper oxidase, whose product is MDPFPPSPATDLSRRRFVQGLALGGAVAGLGLLRPSNAWALTSPGQPTALSGTDFALDIVETAVNFTGVARPATTVNGGVPGPLLRWRQGTTVNLRVTNRLRVPTSIHWHGIILPFQMDGVPGLSFDGIAPGESFLYRFQVRQSGTYWYHSHSGFQEQNALYGPLVIEPAGPDRYPTDRDYVVMLNDWTDEDPERIYAKLKKQSDYYNFAQPTVPDFLRDVRGQGLGRALAMRRMWNAMRMNPTDLSDVSGHTYTYLMNGAAPAGNWTGIFRPGEKIRLRFINGSSSTIFDVRVPGLKMTVIAADGQDVQPVTVDEFRISAAETYDVIVEPQDKRAYTLFAQSIDRSGYARGTLAPRQGMEAEVPAPDKRLWLGMQDMMGAMPHADHGGAPAAMPGMDHGNMAGRVAATAPAVHHARTEYGRGVDMHVDMPRTNLDDPGIGLRGNGRRVLTYADLHTIGGPIDAREPGREIELHLTGNMERFMWSFDGIKFSDAKPVHFNTGERLRIVLVNDTMMNHPIHLHGMWSELENPDGQFQVRKHTVNVQPAQRITYAVTADAPGRWAYHCHLLYHMEAGMFREVVVS
- a CDS encoding 23S rRNA (adenine(2030)-N(6))-methyltransferase RlmJ, with translation MNYRHAYHAGNFADVLKHTVLLALIEAMQAKPTPFCYIDTHAGSGNYPLDGFEARKTGEHKDGIARLHPAEKVPPLLQRWRTGILKSEDNEQGLKHYPGSPLQVARLLRPDDSAQLCELHTEEASKLRDLFRGNPQVHVHQRDGYEALKALLPPKEKRGLVLIDPPYEAQDAEYKLIEQALKSALLRWPTGVYAVWYPIKLRSQVQPFLRKLQHSGVKRILRAELLVHPDDSPLRLNGSGMVILNAPWNLDDTLREPLRVLASLLSQDRPAEWKLDWLLDEAGSQLNTPSPLPASRLPRPPGRR
- a CDS encoding Slp family lipoprotein; the encoded protein is MRIRLAFMLTRLAVPAALLMLAACAPAPIYKTTGAAVTAAPFQVAQSPENFSNSEVIWGGRIVQVKVFSDHSEIELLAYPLDASQRPKANDSGNGRFIAVMPGYVEPLDYPSGALMTVDGKLNGSRAGKVGEADYVFPLVTVAQSHVWTADEMNKGRNNVRFGVGLGVGIR
- a CDS encoding cation diffusion facilitator family transporter, whose amino-acid sequence is MSSGHANPIKAILLALGANFAIFVAKLFAAFVTGSGAMMAEAVHSLADCGNQGLLLLGIRQAKRPPSDEFPLGWGRALYFWSFLVAILLFSVGGMFSIYEGVHKLTHPEPLKWPWLAMGVLIFGIVVEGISMRGCLQEVNKARGDQNLWTWFRQTRSSELLVIFGEDLAALVGLCLAAIAVGATMLTGNLMFDAAGTIAIGVLLIVVAVLVAIEVKALLIGQGVEPRRREELLAFLDNRPEVAEVLNLITLQMGPDVMVAVKARMQPTAGNHHLIEAINTVEAAMKAEFGDVRWSFFEPDNAD